The proteins below are encoded in one region of Dioscorea cayenensis subsp. rotundata cultivar TDr96_F1 chromosome 18, TDr96_F1_v2_PseudoChromosome.rev07_lg8_w22 25.fasta, whole genome shotgun sequence:
- the LOC120282651 gene encoding probable 2-oxoglutarate-dependent dioxygenase AOP1, giving the protein MASEVSMKIPKIDFSSSPDLQPGADHWDQLRSQVLQALKSFGCFEAVYPKVSQETRQAFFSVLEDLFSLPVETKLLNTSEVPTFGYVGQYPHLPLYESLGISKVSLPDNILKFSNLMWPHGNINFREVVSLLVGQISDLEKMVRRMVMEGLGVDKYYESNTESIDYLLRMMKYKGPEKEGVREGLGSHTDMTMLSILFQNQVSGLQIQTKDGGEWIPVEISPNSFTVMAGDSFLAWSNGRVHAPWHRVMMEGNEARYSVAFFALPKGGHLVQAPEEMVGEEHPLLFKPFDVIKYLNYISSDGGKPGKSALKDYCGV; this is encoded by the exons ATGGCATCAGAAGTAAGCATGAAAATCCCCAAGATAGACTTCTCTTCATCTCCTGACCTCCAACCAGGTGCTGATCACTGGGACCAGCTCCGGTCACAAGTCCTACAAGCTCTCAAGTCCTTTGGCTGCTTTGAGGCTGTGTACCCAAAAGTCTCACAGGAAACCCGGCAAGCCTTCTTCTCTGTTCTTGAAGATCTATTCTCCCTCCCTGTAGAAACCAAGCTTCTCAACACCTCTGAGGTCCCCACCTTTGGCTACGTGGGACAATATCCTCATCTTCCTCTCTATGAGAGCCTTGGTATTTCCAAAGTTTCTCTCCCTGACAACATCCTCAAGTTCTCTAATCTCATGTGGCCTCATGGCAACATTAACTTCag AGAGGTGGTGAGTTTGTTAGTAGGCCAGATATCAGACCTGGAGAAGATGGTGAGACGGATGGTGATGGAAGGGTTGGGAGTGGATAAGTATTATGAGAGTAATACTGAGTCAATTGATTACCTTCTAAGGATGATGAAGTACAAAGGGCCTGAGAAAGAGGGAGTTCGGGAAGGTCTGGGTTCTCATACTGACATGACCATGCTTAGCATTTTGTTTCAGAATCAAGTGAGTGGGTTACAGATTCAGACCAAGGATGGTGGTGAATGGATCCCTGTTGAGATTTCTCCCAACTCTTTCACTGTCATGGCTGGTGACTCTTTCTTG GCATGGTCTAATGGAAGAGTTCATGCACCATGGCACCGTGTGATGATGGAAGGGAATGAGGCTCGGTATTCGGTGGCATTTTTTGCATTGCCAAAAGGAGGCCATCTGGTTCAAGCGCCGGAGGAGATGGTGGGCGAGGAACACCCTTTGCTCTTCAAGCCATTTGATGTCATTAAGTACCTTAACTATATCTCAAGTGACGGTGGTAAACCTGGCAAGTCTGCATTGAAGGATTATTGTGGTGTCTAA